CAGGACGGGCCCGACCGGCCCGGACGGTTCGTGGAATATCCGGTGTCGGGCATCGACCCGAACATGTCGTTCCTCGAGATGCTCGACCAGCTCAACGAAGAACTCCTGCGGCACGGCGAAAGGGCGATCGAGTTCGACAGCGACTGCCGGGAAGGCATCTGTGGAACGTGCGGGGTGTGCATCGACGGCCGTCCGCACGGTCCCGTTCCCAACACGACCACGTGCACGCTCCGGATGAGGGAGTTCCCGGACGGTGCGACGATCACGGTGGAGCCCTTCCGGGCCAAGGCTTTCCCTGTCGTCAAGGATCTGGTCGTGGACCGGAGCGCCTTCGACCGCATCGTGCAGAAGGGCGGGTTCGTTTCCGTCAACGTGGGCTCCGCGCCGGAGGCGAACACGGTCCTCGTCCCGAAGGACGTGGCCGAAGAAGCGATGGATTCCGCTGCGTGCATCGGGTGCGGAGCCTGCGTGGCCGCCTGCCCGAACGCCTCGGCCGCTCTCTTCGTCGGAGCGAAAATCCGCCACCTTCGGCTCATGCCGCACGGCCAGCCCGAGCGGCGACGCCGAGTTCTCTCGATGGTCGCCCAGATGGACGAGGAGGGTTTCGGGAACTGCTCGAACCACGGCGAGTGCGAAGCAGCCTGCCCCAAGTCCATCTCCATCGAGAACATCGCCACCATGCGGCGCGAGTACTGGCTCGCCCTGCTCGGACTTCTCTGAGCAGGGCGGCCCGAGGAGGAACGGACCGATGGCGTGGGATTTTTCGACCGAACCGGAATTCCAGGAAAAGCTCGACTGGATGGACCGGTTCGTTCGCGAAGAAGTCGAACCCCTCGACCTTCTCTTCTCGGAGCCCGGAGCGCCCTACAACCCGAACAACGAGGTCGCAAGGCGCATCACGGCTCCCCTCAAGCGGAAGGTGAAGGAGATGGGGCTCTGGGCGTGCCATCTCGGTCCGGAGCTCGGGGGGAAAGGCTACGGCCAGGTGAAGCTCGCGCTCATGAACGAAATCCTCGGCCGATCGATGTGGGCACCGAGTGTCTTCGGTTGCCAGGCCCCGGATTCGGGAAACGCCGAGATCCTGGCGCACTACGGGACGGAGGAACAAAAACGAAAGTACCTCGAGCCCTTGCTCGAGGGGGAGATCGTCTCCTGTTATTCCATGACGGAACCGCACGCCGGCTCCGACCCGAAACTCTTCCGGACGCGCGCCGTTCGCGACGGAGACGAGTGGGTCATCAACGGAACCAAGTGGTTTTCGTCGAACGCGCGCTTCGCCTCGTTTTTGATCGTGATGGCGGTCACCAACCCCGACGTGAGCCCCTACAAGGGCATGTCCATGTTCCTCGTGCCCACGGACACACCGGGGCTCAAGATCCTGCGCAACGTGGGCCTCATGACCGAGCGACCCGAGGAGGGAACGCACGCCTACCTCCAGTTCGACGACGTCCGGGTTCCCGCCGAAAACCTCCTGGGCCCGGAAGGCGCCGCGTTCGAGATCGCGCAGACGAGACTCGGCGGCGGGCGGATCCACCACGCCATGCGAACGGTGGGGATGTGCCAGAAGGCCTTCGACATGATGTGCGAGCGGGTACTTTCCCGCGAAACCCAGGGCTCGCTGCTGGCCGAAAAACAGAGCGTCCAGAACTACGTCGCCGACTCCTGGATCGAGCTCCAGCAGTTCCGGCTCCTGGTCCTGCACACCGCGTGGCTCATCGACCGCGGCGAGAAGGACAAGGCGCGGACCCAGATCGCGGCGGTGAAGGTGGCGACCGCCAGGATTCTCCACGACATCGTCTTCCGTTCCATGCACGTCCACGGCGCGCTCGGCGTGTCGAACGAAATGCCCTTCGGGCGGATGTGGATGGCCGTGCCCGTCATGGGGATCGTCGACGGCCCGACGGAGGTCCACCGCGTCACTGTCGCACGGCGGGTCCTTCGTCACTACAAGCCGTCGGAAGGTCTTTTCCCGAGCGAGCACATCCCGACGAAGCTCGAGGCGGCACGGAAGAAGTTCGCGCAATACCTCGAACACGAAGTGGCGAACCTCTGACGGCCGGGAGCCGCATGCCCCGACGCGAGTTCGTCCGCCGGACCCGGGTCGAAGCGCCGACCGAAGAGGTCTTCGCCTGGCACAAGAGACCCGGAGCACTCGAACGCCTGCTCCCGCCCTGGAGCGGTGCCCGTGTCGTGCGGCGCACGGGCGGCATCGAAAGCGGGGCGCGTGTCGAGGTCGAGCTCCCGGTCGGTCCCCGCAAGATCCGCTGGGTCGTCGAGCACCGCGACTACGTGGAAAACCGTCAGTTCCGGGACGTTCAGGTCTCCGGACCCTTCGCCGAGTGGATCCACACGCACCGGTTCGAACCCGACGGTCCCTCGGCTTGTTGGATCGAAGATCGGGTCGAATATTCCCTCCCCCTCGGAGGGCTCGGGGACTTTTTCGGGGAGCGCTACGTCCGCCACGCACTCGAGCGCACCTTCGCCTACCGCCACAGGGTGCTCGCGTGCGACCTCGAAACGCACCGGACTTACGGACTCGAGCCCCGGCACGTCGCGGTTTCCGGATCGAGCGGGCTCGTCGGGGCGGCGGCCTCGGCCTTCCTCGCCACGGGCGGCCACCGCCTCACGCGTCTCGTCCGGGGGGTACGCTCGGGGACGGGCGTCGCCTTCTGGGACCCGGAGACGGGGGCCGTGGACACCGAAGCTCTCGCCGGCGTGGATACCGTGCTGCACCTCGCGGGAGAGCCCATCGTCGGGCGCTGGACGGCATCCAAGAAGGACCGGATCCTGCGAAGCCGGGTCCAGGGGACGCGTGCGCTTTCCGAAGCGCTCGCCACGATGCCGAGAAAGCCCGACGTCCTCGTTTCCGCCTCGGCCATCGGATTCTACGGAGACCGCGCCGACGAGTGGCTCACGGAGGAGAGCCCCCCGGGCAGCGGATTCCTCGCCGAGGTCTGCCGGCAGTGGGAGGCGGCCACGGAAAAGGCCGAGGCCGCGGGTATCCGGGTCGTACACCTGCGCATCGGCGTGGTTCTCTCGGCGGCCGGCGGCGCGCTCGCGGCGATGCTCCCGGCATTCCGTTGGGGTGCGGGCGGAGTGCTCGGCACCGGACTTCAGTTCCTGAGCTGGATCTCTCTGGACGACCTCCTCGGCGTCGTCCTCCACGCAGTAGCCAGGCGAG
The sequence above is a segment of the Candidatus Binatia bacterium genome. Coding sequences within it:
- a CDS encoding succinate dehydrogenase; the protein is MNGENGTRSYTLRIWRQDGPDRPGRFVEYPVSGIDPNMSFLEMLDQLNEELLRHGERAIEFDSDCREGICGTCGVCIDGRPHGPVPNTTTCTLRMREFPDGATITVEPFRAKAFPVVKDLVVDRSAFDRIVQKGGFVSVNVGSAPEANTVLVPKDVAEEAMDSAACIGCGACVAACPNASAALFVGAKIRHLRLMPHGQPERRRRVLSMVAQMDEEGFGNCSNHGECEAACPKSISIENIATMRREYWLALLGLL
- a CDS encoding acyl-CoA dehydrogenase, giving the protein MAWDFSTEPEFQEKLDWMDRFVREEVEPLDLLFSEPGAPYNPNNEVARRITAPLKRKVKEMGLWACHLGPELGGKGYGQVKLALMNEILGRSMWAPSVFGCQAPDSGNAEILAHYGTEEQKRKYLEPLLEGEIVSCYSMTEPHAGSDPKLFRTRAVRDGDEWVINGTKWFSSNARFASFLIVMAVTNPDVSPYKGMSMFLVPTDTPGLKILRNVGLMTERPEEGTHAYLQFDDVRVPAENLLGPEGAAFEIAQTRLGGGRIHHAMRTVGMCQKAFDMMCERVLSRETQGSLLAEKQSVQNYVADSWIELQQFRLLVLHTAWLIDRGEKDKARTQIAAVKVATARILHDIVFRSMHVHGALGVSNEMPFGRMWMAVPVMGIVDGPTEVHRVTVARRVLRHYKPSEGLFPSEHIPTKLEAARKKFAQYLEHEVANL